One segment of Acidimicrobiia bacterium DNA contains the following:
- the glmS gene encoding glutamine--fructose-6-phosphate transaminase (isomerizing) — protein sequence MCGIVGYVGSRPAQSVLVNGLARLEYRGYDSAGIAIMADDGIGVTRTAGRIADLVSAIKSEKGSYAGSVGIGHTRWATHGAPVTKNAHPHRDCSSNVAVVHNGIIENYVQLRDELIAQGHTFTSDTDTEVLAHMVERMGDQPLEMIVRTIMEKAEGALAIGVVRASDPELVVAARRGSPLVIGLGEDENFLASDIPAILEHTRRIAIVGDDNVVSLRPSGIAITDLAGNPVEPIVRDIEWDLESAERGGYDDFMLKEIYEQPKALRDTLAGRIDEHHRIHLPELDLTPREARAIDKVFVVACGTSYHAGLMAKYAIERWARLPVEIDIASEFRYRDPVLDDRTMVIGMSQSGETAD from the coding sequence ATGTGCGGAATAGTTGGTTACGTCGGCTCAAGGCCGGCTCAATCAGTACTGGTAAACGGATTAGCTCGCCTCGAGTATCGAGGGTATGACTCTGCCGGCATCGCCATCATGGCAGATGACGGCATCGGCGTCACCCGAACGGCCGGCCGTATCGCCGATCTTGTATCGGCGATCAAGAGCGAAAAAGGGTCCTACGCGGGTTCGGTCGGAATCGGCCACACCCGGTGGGCTACTCACGGCGCTCCGGTCACGAAGAACGCCCATCCCCATCGCGATTGTTCCTCCAACGTGGCGGTCGTCCACAACGGGATCATCGAGAACTACGTCCAGCTGCGCGACGAGCTGATCGCGCAAGGACACACGTTCACATCCGATACGGACACCGAAGTCCTTGCTCACATGGTCGAACGAATGGGAGATCAACCGCTCGAAATGATTGTTCGCACCATCATGGAGAAGGCCGAAGGTGCCCTGGCAATCGGCGTGGTCAGAGCCTCGGACCCCGAACTGGTGGTTGCCGCCCGCCGCGGTAGCCCGTTGGTCATCGGGCTCGGCGAAGACGAAAACTTCCTGGCATCTGATATCCCGGCGATTCTGGAGCACACCAGACGAATCGCCATCGTCGGCGATGACAACGTCGTCTCCCTCAGACCTTCCGGTATTGCCATTACTGATCTGGCCGGGAATCCGGTCGAACCGATTGTCAGGGATATCGAGTGGGATCTTGAGTCCGCCGAACGAGGCGGATACGACGACTTCATGCTGAAGGAAATCTACGAGCAGCCAAAAGCGCTCAGGGACACACTGGCCGGCCGGATCGATGAGCACCATCGAATCCACCTCCCGGAACTCGATCTGACTCCACGTGAGGCTCGCGCCATCGACAAAGTCTTCGTAGTTGCCTGCGGTACCTCGTACCACGCCGGGTTGATGGCGAAATACGCGATCGAGCGCTGGGCTCGACTCCCGGTCGAGATCGACATCGCTTCCGAATTCCGGTATCGCGATCCGGTCCTCGATGACCGTACGATGGTCATCGGCATGAGCCAATCTGGCGAGACCGCCGACA
- a CDS encoding YciI family protein: MPKYAALIYSPAETEGTGSPEDWARVMAEYNEFGEAAGAAGVIVGGEALHDTNTATTITVKGGKGGDVLTTDGPFAETKEVLGGFYLLECADLDDAIKWASQIPGAWRGRVEVRPCLEFPEE, from the coding sequence ATGCCCAAGTACGCAGCTCTTATATACAGCCCGGCTGAGACCGAGGGCACCGGAAGTCCAGAGGATTGGGCGCGTGTCATGGCCGAGTACAACGAATTTGGCGAGGCGGCCGGTGCCGCCGGAGTCATCGTCGGCGGGGAGGCCCTTCACGATACGAACACCGCGACCACCATCACCGTGAAGGGCGGAAAAGGTGGGGATGTACTGACGACCGATGGTCCGTTTGCGGAGACCAAGGAAGTCCTCGGCGGGTTCTATCTCCTTGAGTGTGCCGATCTCGACGATGCCATCAAGTGGGCCTCGCAGATCCCCGGAGCCTGGCGTGGACGTGTAGAAGTTCGCCCCTGCCTCGAGTTCCCTGAGGAGTGA
- a CDS encoding CapA family protein, giving the protein MRTISIMLITGMMVLGSTAGALATATDPGGTFWDDDGNTHEAQIEAIAAARITFGCDADLYCPGQAVTRGQMAAFLKRAFPISNASVDHFDDDAGSTFENDINALADAGITVGCGDRSYCPDRPVTRGEMAAFLARVLELPGGPERFVDDNESIFENDINAIAAAGITLGCNAEGDHFCPFAPIRRDQMASFLARALHLSPLPVAQRPSFTVAFTGDILLHLPVDSAAANYGDNSGKKYDFEPMFAAIKPIISAADLALCHLEVPLHPNSINLSDYPAFQGPAEIADAIVAAGYEGCSVASNHSYDKGVTGVFNTLDVMTSRGLGYDGVAYDSADRLAAQTYDVGNVTVAHLSYAEWLNGLKVPADKPWLVNLIDPAVIIADAERAKAEGADVVLVSLHWGTEYQVDPTANQTRIGKLLTNADAVDLVVGHHAHVVQPIGQYGSEYVVYGLGNSLSNQLWSAQTTDGVLVTVEMALRQGDWMPRKVTFTPTWVQSGSYKILPVAETLHAGGISPSLRNQLLGSWKRTMERINRLGADVSPTGVP; this is encoded by the coding sequence ATGCGGACCATTTCGATCATGCTGATTACGGGCATGATGGTTCTTGGGTCGACTGCGGGGGCGCTGGCCACCGCCACCGACCCTGGAGGTACCTTCTGGGACGACGACGGAAACACTCACGAAGCCCAGATCGAAGCCATTGCGGCTGCACGGATTACCTTTGGCTGTGACGCCGACCTGTACTGCCCCGGTCAGGCGGTCACCCGTGGCCAGATGGCAGCATTCTTGAAGCGGGCATTTCCTATCTCTAACGCTTCGGTCGACCATTTCGATGACGACGCAGGTTCCACGTTTGAGAACGACATCAACGCCCTGGCGGACGCCGGAATCACCGTTGGATGTGGAGACCGTTCCTACTGCCCGGATCGCCCTGTTACCCGGGGTGAAATGGCCGCCTTCCTTGCACGAGTTCTTGAATTGCCGGGTGGGCCAGAGCGTTTCGTCGACGACAACGAGTCGATTTTCGAGAACGACATCAATGCCATCGCCGCCGCCGGCATCACCCTGGGGTGCAACGCAGAAGGAGACCACTTCTGCCCATTCGCCCCCATCAGACGCGATCAGATGGCCTCGTTTCTCGCCCGAGCCCTGCACCTTTCTCCGTTGCCGGTCGCCCAGCGGCCCAGCTTCACGGTCGCGTTCACTGGCGATATCCTTCTGCATTTGCCCGTCGACTCTGCGGCCGCCAACTATGGCGATAACTCGGGGAAGAAGTATGACTTTGAGCCAATGTTTGCTGCCATCAAGCCGATCATCAGTGCCGCCGACCTGGCGCTGTGTCACCTCGAAGTGCCACTCCACCCCAACTCCATCAACCTCTCCGACTACCCGGCGTTTCAGGGTCCCGCCGAGATCGCCGATGCCATCGTGGCGGCCGGCTACGAAGGGTGCTCTGTCGCTTCCAACCACTCTTACGACAAGGGCGTCACGGGCGTGTTCAACACCCTTGACGTGATGACATCTCGCGGACTCGGCTACGACGGGGTGGCGTACGACTCGGCGGATCGCCTTGCAGCCCAGACATATGACGTAGGCAATGTGACGGTCGCCCACCTGTCATACGCCGAATGGCTCAACGGCCTGAAGGTACCGGCTGACAAACCATGGTTGGTGAACCTTATCGACCCTGCCGTAATCATCGCGGACGCCGAGCGAGCCAAGGCAGAGGGCGCTGACGTCGTCCTCGTAAGCCTGCACTGGGGCACTGAATACCAGGTGGATCCCACCGCCAACCAGACCCGCATCGGCAAGCTCCTGACCAACGCCGACGCCGTCGATCTCGTCGTTGGCCACCACGCCCATGTGGTCCAACCGATTGGCCAATACGGTTCCGAATACGTCGTCTACGGACTCGGAAACTCGCTGTCGAACCAACTGTGGAGCGCCCAAACCACCGACGGGGTTCTCGTAACCGTCGAGATGGCTCTGCGCCAGGGGGATTGGATGCCCCGCAAGGTCACGTTCACACCCACCTGGGTTCAGTCTGGCTCGTACAAGATCCTCCCGGTCGCCGAAACCCTACACGCCGGAGGAATCTCCCCATCGCTGAGGAATCAACTCTTGGGCTCATGGAAACGCACGATGGAACGAATCAACCGTCTCGGCGCCGATGTGTCACCAACCGGGGTTCCATAG
- a CDS encoding aspartate aminotransferase family protein — translation MSSDEFRRYGKELIDWVADYYEKVESLPVTPTVQPGAIRALLPPNAPEGPEPFAEIIEDLDRVVMPGITHWQSPNWFAYFPGDSSFPAILGELVSAGLAQQGMLWSTSPATTEIESHMMDWLVDLLGLPAAWKTTGPGGGVIQMSASDSTHTALVVARQLAQQSTSLDNIVAYASSQAHSSIEKGARVAGYRHFRTIGVDENFAMRPELLVEAITSDRQAGLLPAFVCSAVGTTGTTAVDPVRAVGEIARREGMWHHVDAAYAGSAMICPEFRIHQDGLELADSYVFNPHKWMFVNFDASAFYVADRRPLIETLSILPPYLQDAASQSGAVIDYRDWHVPLGRRFRALKLWFTLRTYGAEGIRTKIREHVTAAGTLTAQLEGDARFEVVAPTLFALVSFRHVDGDPPTDRLAARINDSGRAYLTASKLPDGSSFIRVSIGQTNTTQHHVDELWTLIDEMADPAIGPLPS, via the coding sequence ATGTCTTCTGACGAGTTCCGTAGATATGGGAAAGAACTCATTGACTGGGTGGCTGACTACTACGAGAAAGTCGAGTCGCTTCCGGTAACCCCCACAGTGCAGCCGGGCGCCATCCGGGCGCTCCTGCCTCCCAACGCTCCCGAAGGTCCGGAACCATTTGCAGAGATCATCGAGGATTTGGACCGCGTGGTGATGCCGGGGATCACGCATTGGCAGTCGCCAAATTGGTTTGCCTATTTTCCCGGCGATTCCTCGTTTCCGGCCATTCTCGGAGAGTTGGTGTCCGCCGGTCTTGCCCAGCAAGGCATGCTGTGGTCGACGAGCCCAGCGACGACCGAGATCGAGTCTCACATGATGGATTGGCTGGTAGATCTTCTCGGGCTTCCCGCCGCGTGGAAGACGACCGGACCAGGGGGCGGCGTCATCCAAATGAGCGCATCCGATTCAACGCACACTGCGCTGGTAGTAGCCCGTCAGCTTGCCCAACAATCCACCTCCCTTGACAACATCGTCGCATACGCATCTTCCCAGGCGCACAGTTCAATCGAAAAGGGGGCTCGGGTTGCCGGGTACCGACACTTTCGAACCATCGGAGTCGACGAAAACTTCGCCATGCGGCCCGAGTTGCTGGTCGAAGCAATAACCTCTGACCGCCAGGCCGGGCTGCTGCCGGCCTTTGTTTGTTCGGCGGTTGGGACCACCGGGACAACTGCCGTCGACCCGGTCCGTGCGGTCGGTGAGATTGCCCGTAGAGAAGGCATGTGGCATCACGTCGACGCGGCCTACGCCGGCTCCGCCATGATCTGCCCGGAATTTCGGATCCATCAGGATGGACTCGAACTGGCCGACTCGTATGTGTTCAATCCGCACAAGTGGATGTTTGTGAACTTTGATGCGTCGGCGTTTTATGTCGCCGATCGGCGACCGCTCATTGAAACACTGAGCATCCTGCCGCCTTACCTGCAAGATGCCGCATCGCAATCGGGAGCGGTGATCGACTATCGCGACTGGCACGTCCCGCTCGGACGACGGTTTCGTGCATTGAAACTCTGGTTCACATTGCGCACATACGGCGCCGAGGGAATCCGGACGAAGATCCGCGAACACGTGACCGCGGCTGGGACTCTGACTGCTCAGCTCGAGGGAGACGCTCGATTCGAGGTGGTAGCCCCCACCCTCTTCGCCCTGGTCAGTTTTCGCCATGTCGATGGTGACCCACCCACTGACCGACTGGCGGCCCGCATCAATGATTCTGGCCGGGCTTACCTCACTGCTTCGAAGCTGCCAGACGGATCTTCGTTCATTCGGGTGTCCATCGGGCAAACCAACACAACACAGCACCACGTCGATGAGCTGTGGACATTGATCGATGAAATGGCAGATCCGGCTATCGGTCCGTTACCGTCGTAA
- a CDS encoding pyridoxamine 5'-phosphate oxidase family protein, with amino-acid sequence MIWDEFVVGARAVSWLAYLGTASTEGRPHVAPVTPGFTENTIWFATRTGSRKFRNLVENPRTSFHWPVGGTDGPGELFAEGDARLHTSEADRRRLWTEANLPFDPANFFGSPETPDLAFGETRVTSASILGPDFHRSFYRP; translated from the coding sequence ATGATCTGGGATGAGTTTGTCGTCGGAGCAAGAGCTGTGAGCTGGTTGGCGTATCTCGGGACGGCTAGTACCGAAGGGCGACCCCATGTCGCACCGGTCACGCCTGGTTTTACCGAGAACACCATCTGGTTTGCCACCCGGACCGGGAGCCGCAAGTTTCGCAATCTTGTCGAGAACCCTCGGACGTCATTCCACTGGCCGGTCGGCGGCACCGACGGCCCCGGTGAGTTGTTCGCCGAAGGGGACGCCCGCCTGCATACCTCGGAGGCCGATCGACGGCGCCTGTGGACGGAGGCCAATCTTCCCTTCGACCCCGCCAACTTTTTCGGCAGCCCGGAAACACCAGACCTGGCGTTCGGTGAAACAAGGGTCACTTCAGCATCAATCCTCGGTCCAGACTTTCACCGTTCGTTTTACCGACCATGA
- a CDS encoding RNA polymerase sigma factor, with amino-acid sequence MTRSLAETLRVEGGQVLATLIRLTGRFDIAEDALQDALVVANERFSDERLPENPAAWLTVVAKRKALDRLRREAKRAAKEAEAMSLLVDDAETEPTDQLRLLFTCCHPALSPEARVALALRTLGGLTTNEIARTFLVAESTMGQRISRAKSKISSAHIPYRVPDDHELPERLDAVLNVIYLIFTTGHHAPFGAWDDRVDLADEGIRLARMLAGLMPDEPECVGLLALCLATAARQPARQSKDGVPVLLADQDRTLWNQEQIAEASRLVDGALRRRSVGPYQIQAAISALHSLAARADETDWEQIVTLYRMLERMGGSAVITVNRAVAEAELSGPDTGLEVLETIEGLENWHLYWSTKADFLRRLGRADDARVAYQQALNCDMNESDRAFLAMRLSELQVQLPGRNQ; translated from the coding sequence GTGACCAGGTCGCTTGCAGAAACGTTGCGGGTCGAGGGTGGCCAGGTGTTGGCCACCCTCATCCGCCTCACCGGCAGGTTTGATATCGCCGAGGACGCGCTCCAGGACGCCCTCGTGGTTGCCAACGAGAGGTTCTCGGATGAGCGGTTACCGGAGAACCCGGCGGCCTGGCTGACGGTGGTTGCCAAGCGAAAAGCGCTCGATCGTCTGCGGCGTGAAGCCAAGCGGGCTGCCAAGGAGGCGGAGGCCATGAGCCTATTAGTCGACGACGCCGAAACCGAGCCGACCGATCAGCTGCGCTTGTTGTTTACCTGTTGCCATCCGGCGTTGAGCCCTGAAGCGCGGGTCGCGTTGGCATTGCGGACGCTTGGTGGTCTCACCACGAATGAGATCGCCAGGACCTTTCTCGTTGCTGAATCTACGATGGGCCAGCGGATATCGCGAGCGAAGTCCAAGATTTCCTCGGCTCACATTCCCTACCGGGTGCCCGATGATCACGAACTGCCGGAGCGGCTCGACGCCGTTCTGAACGTCATCTATCTCATCTTTACAACCGGTCACCATGCACCCTTTGGGGCTTGGGACGATCGGGTGGATCTTGCCGACGAAGGTATTCGCCTGGCCCGGATGTTGGCCGGGTTGATGCCGGACGAACCGGAGTGTGTCGGGCTACTCGCACTTTGTTTGGCAACGGCCGCCCGCCAACCCGCCCGTCAGTCGAAGGACGGGGTACCGGTTCTCCTGGCTGATCAGGACAGAACGCTATGGAATCAGGAGCAAATTGCGGAGGCCTCAAGGCTCGTTGACGGCGCCTTGCGCCGTCGCAGCGTCGGACCCTATCAAATCCAGGCTGCGATCTCGGCGCTGCACAGTCTTGCCGCTAGGGCTGATGAGACTGATTGGGAGCAGATCGTGACCCTCTACCGGATGTTGGAACGCATGGGGGGGTCGGCAGTGATCACGGTCAATCGAGCGGTTGCCGAGGCCGAATTGTCTGGCCCCGACACCGGATTGGAGGTTCTGGAGACGATCGAAGGGCTCGAAAACTGGCACTTGTACTGGTCGACCAAAGCCGACTTTCTCCGCCGCCTCGGGCGCGCCGACGATGCCCGGGTGGCATATCAACAGGCCCTGAACTGCGATATGAACGAATCCGACCGGGCGTTCTTGGCCATGCGGTTGTCGGAGCTCCAGGTTCAGCTTCCCGGTCGCAATCAGTAA